Proteins from a single region of Scylla paramamosain isolate STU-SP2022 chromosome 13, ASM3559412v1, whole genome shotgun sequence:
- the LOC135106233 gene encoding uncharacterized protein LOC135106233, with the protein MPKHSAAACHTQVCMTACVVTWWCLWLTVAGMEVWGGGEDGERGGREERSLQQIPLGTSGFPLPVDIDPIPSGPREQINQVTSFIDGSVIYGSSKEESDELRAFSGGLLKVQRGPANTQILMADTNQIDCKTSGRFKARSRKTRAADGQLKDIESGSPNNVLDLMEVLPNTDVSDITEIPSVFERDDQTLPCDHTLRFRTATGWCNNLNFPSFGKSFRAKSRLLRPSYENGSVIRTGQEIKN; encoded by the exons ATGCCAAAACACTCAGCTGCGGCTTGTCATACCCA aGTGTGTATGACAGCCTGTGTGGTGACATGGTGGTGTCTGTGGCTGACTGTGGCAGGCATGGAggtctggggaggaggagaggatggggaaagaggaggaagagaggagaggtccCTTCAGCAAATCCCCTTAGGAACCTCAGGATTTCCCTTACCTGTGGATATTGACCCCATTCCTTCAG GCCCCAGAGAACAGATCAACCAAGTGACATCCTTCATTGATGGGTCGGTGATCTACGGgtccagcaaggaggagagtgacgagCTGCGTGCCTTCTCTGGCGGCCTCCTCAAGGTGCAGCGCGGCCCGGCAAACACCCAGATCCTCATGGCCGACACCAACCagattgactgcaagacctcaggaagattcaa AGCCAGGTCACGCAAGACTCGGGCAGCAGACGGCCAGCTCAAAGACATCGAGTCAGGTTCCCCAAACAACGTACTGGATTTGATGGAGGTTCTGCCTAACACTGACGTCAGCGATATCACGGAAATTCCTAGCGTGTTTGAGCGTGACGACCAGACACTGCCCTGCGACCACACTTTGCGTTTCCGCACAGCTACAGGGTGGTGCAATAATCTTAACTTCCCGTCCTTCGGCAAGTCGTTCAGGGCAAAAAGTCGACTCCTACGTCCTTCTTATGAAAAcg gatcagtaatcaggacaggacaagaaataaagaactga
- the LOC135106640 gene encoding LOW QUALITY PROTEIN: peroxidasin-like (The sequence of the model RefSeq protein was modified relative to this genomic sequence to represent the inferred CDS: deleted 1 base in 1 codon) — protein MHDVSAPHVRYTLMVMQWGQFIDHDIIFTPINKGFQDSILDCRRCDSPQTVHPECFPIAIPQNDPFFPPVNISSGQPFCIPLTRSMPGQLTLGYREQMNQVTAFIDASHTYGSDKCEQQQLRTKSDGMLRGTPNPLRGKDLLPTENENHECQAPSGRCFTGGDTWASEQPGLAALHTLMMREHNRVAGELKRLNKHWNDEQLFQNARRIVTAINQHVTYNEWLPRVLGWNAVNLYELNLLPEGYSEDYDAYCNPTVLNEFGIAFRFGHSLLKPSLERMDGIFAKRNPPVKLSEHFFNPDLLYQPGMLDEIIRGLTTVSMETLDQFLTDEVTNHLFEDKRQPFSGLDLAALNIQRGRDHGLQPYNEYRALCNLTRARSFDDLHREIARPVIERMKRTYAHVDDIDLFTGGLIETPLHGGLVGPTFGCTLGIQFRNLRCCDRFWYENADPLVRFTDPQLTEIRKVTLSKLLCDNCDYVESEQWSVFDLPDPFL, from the exons ATGCACGACGTGTCTGCACCGCATGTCCGCTATACCCTAATGGTCATGCAGTGGGGCCAGTTTATTGACCATGATATTATTTTCACCCCCATCAACAAAG gtttCCAAGACTCGATTCTGGATTGCCGCAGATGTGACTCTCCCCAGACAGTCCACCCTGAGTGTTTCCCCATAGCCATTCCTCAGAAcgatccatttttccctcctgtcaaTATATCATCTGGCCAGCCATTCTGCATCCCCCTGACCCGCTCCATGCCAGGCCAGCTGactctag GCTACCGGGAGCAAATGAACCAAGTGACTGCCTTCATCGACGCCTCTCACACCTATGGCTCAGACAAGTGTGAGCAGCAGCAACTGAGGACCAAGTCG GACGGCATGCTACGAGGCACACCCAACCCCCTGCGAGGCAAAGACCTGCTGCCCACTGAGAATGAGAACCACGAGTGTCAGGCTCCCTCTGGCCGGTGCTTCACTGGAG GAGACACCTGGGCCTCAGAGCAGCCTGGCTTGGCTGCGCTACACACTCTGATGATGCGTGAACACAACAGAGTGGCCGGGGAACTGAAGCGCCTCAACAAACACTGGAATGATGAGCAGCTCTTCCAAAATGCCCGGCGTATCGTGACGGCCATCAACCAGCATGTCACGTACAATGAGTGGCTGCCAAGGGTGCTGGGGTGGAACGCTGTTAATCTGTATGAGCTTAACTTGCTGCCTGAGGGCTATTCTGAAG attacgATGCATACTGCAACCCAACAGTGCTCAATGAATTTGGCATAGCCTTCCGCTTTGGCCACTCTCTACTCAAGCCTTCCCTGGAGCGCATGGACGGAATATTTGCCAAGCGCAACCCTCCTGTCAAGCTGAGCGAACACTTCTTCAACCCAGACCTACTCTACCAGCCTGGGATGCTTGATGAGATCATCCGCGGCCTGACTACTGTGTCCATGGAGACACTGGACCAGTTCTTGACAGATGAGGTGACCAACCATCTCTTTGAAGACAAGCGGCAGCCATTCTCTGGCCTGGACCTGGCTGCCCTCAACATCCAGCGAGGCAGAGACCATGGACTGCAGCCTTACAATGAGTACAGGGCCCTCTGTAACCTGACCAGGGCGAGGTCGTTTGATGACCTGCACAGGGAGATAGCGAGGCCGGTGATCGAGCGAATGAAACGGACGTACGCACACGTGGATGACATAGATCTGTTCACTGGTGGATTGATTGAGACGCCGCTGCACGGTGGACTGGTCGGT CCCACGTTCGGCTGCACCCTCGGCATTCAGTTCAGGAACCTCCGCTGCTGTGACCGGTTCTGGTATGAGAATGCTGACCCACTTGTGCGCTTCACCGACCCTCAGCtcactgaaataagaaag GTGACACTGTCCAAGCTTCTGTGTGACAACTGTGACTATGTGGAAAGTGAACAGTGGTCTGTCTTTGACCTTCCAGACCCCTTCCTGTAA